From a region of the Monodelphis domestica isolate mMonDom1 chromosome 8, mMonDom1.pri, whole genome shotgun sequence genome:
- the SLC4A3 gene encoding anion exchange protein 3 isoform X3 has translation MANGLIPPPGGTSPLPQVRVPLEELPLSPDREEDDDLGKTLAVSRFGDLISKLPAWDPEKPSRSYSERDFEFHRHTSHHTHHPLSARLPPPHKFRRLPTTSAHRARRKRKKEKTSAPPSEGTPPIQEEGVVGGEEEEEEEEEEEEEEEGESEAETLDQEPLPAESPSRVKFSIGSDDDDSVGVPGKNVPTKSLSQPLPGLAHDSEHSSRGLFSTSSPSPPIPRPRTPRGMDEKARPWSPSASYDLRERLCPGSALESPVSLEQQVPTDEAEAQMLGSADLDDMKSHRLEDNPGVRRHLVKKPSRTQAGRSSPGGLAPILRKKKKKKKLDRRPHEVFVELNELMLDKAQEPQWRETARWIKFEEDVEEETERWGKPHVASLSFRSLLELRKTIAHGATLLDLEQTTLPGIAHLVVETMIMSDQIRPEDRASVLRTLLLKHSHPNDDKDGSFFPRNPSSSSVNSMLGNHHSTPGHVPDSAVPTIGDDLSEPAPLWPHDPDSREKPLHMPGGDGHRGKSLKLMEKIPEDAEATVVLVGCVPFLEQPAAAFVRLNEAVLLESVLEVPVPVRFLFVMLGPRETRTDYHELGRSIATLMSDKLFHEAAYQADDRQDLLCAISEFLDGSIVIPPSEVEGRDLLRSVAAFQRELLRKRREREQNKVQLAPRSETTVSGKDLSTSGSGVSEGSPEDDPLQRTGSLFGGLIQDVKRRYPLYVSDLIDALDSQCLAAVLFIYFAALSPAITFGGLLGEKTEGLIGVSEMIVSTSIIGVIFSLLAAQPLLVVGFSGPLLVFEEAFFKFCHAQDLEYLTSRVWVGFWLIVFVVSLVAIEGSFLVRYISLFTQEIFAFLISLIFIYETFYKLYKVFTEHPLLPFYPSDSALERPIGSDLDLNSSALPTTEGPPGPRKQPNTALLSLILMLGTFLLAFFLRKFRNSRFLGGKARRIIGDFGIPISILVMVLVDYSIIDTYTQRLTVPTGLSVTSPDKRSWFIPPLGSTRPFPPWMMVAASIPALLVLILIFMETQITALIVSQKARRLVKGSGFHLDLLLIGSLGGLCGLFGMPWLTATTVRSVTHVNALSVMRTAIAPGEKPQIKKVREQRVTGLLISCLVGLSIVMGPMLRRIPLAVLFGIFLYMGVTSLIGIQLSQRLLLLLMPAKHHPDEPYVTKVKTWRMHLFTCIQLGCIAVLWVVKSTAASLAFPFLLLLTVPLRRCLLPRIFKERELQALDSVEAEPNFDEDGQDEYNELHMPV, from the exons ATGGCTAACGGATTGATCCCACCTCCCGGGGGCACCTCTCCTCTACCCCAG GTCCGGGTGCCATTGGAAGAGCTCCCCTTGAGCCCTGACAGAGAAGAGGATGATGACTTGGGAAAGACCTTGGCCGTGAGCAGGTTTGGGGACCTGATCAGCAAACTCCCTGCCTGGGACCCTGAAAAACCAAGCCGAAGCTACAGCGAGAGAGACTTTGAGT TTCACCGTCACACATCCCACCACACACACCACCCGCTGTCAGCTCGCCTGCCTCCCCCACACAAGTTTCGTCGGCTACCCACCACCTCTGCCCATCGGgccaggagaaagaggaagaaggagaaaaccTCTGCTCCCCCTTCTGAAGGCACACCTCCTATCCAGGAGGAGGGGGtagttgggggagaggaggaggaagaagaggaggaggaggaggaggaggaagaagaaggggagtCTGAGGCAGAGACATTGGATCAGGAACCCTTGCCTGCAGAGTCTCCAAGCAGAGTCAAG TTCTCCATTGgaagtgatgatgatgacagtGTGGGTGTCCCAGGGAAGAATGTCCCCACAAAGTCCCTGTCTCAGCCTCTCCCGGGCCTGGCCCATGACTCTGAACACTCCAGCAG GGGCCTCTTCTCTACCTCTTCTCCCAGTCCCCCGATTCCTCGACCCCGGACCCCTCGAGGCATGGATGAGAAGGCCAGGCCATGGAGCCCATCAGCAAGTTATGACCTCCGGGAGCGCCTGTGCCCTGGCAGTGCCTTGGAAAGCCCAGTCAGCCTGGAACAGCAGGTGCCCACCGATGAGGCTGAGGCCCAGATGCTTGGTTCTGCTGACCTGGATGACATGAAAA GTCATCGACTGGAGGACAACCCTGGAGTGCGGAGGCATCTGGTGAAGAAGCCTTCTCGGACCCAGGCTGGGAGGAGTAGCCCTGGAGGCTTGGCTCCtattttgaggaagaaaaagaaaaagaagaaactggaCCGGAGGCCTCATGAG gTGTTTGTGGAACTGAACGAGCTCATGTTGGACAAGGCCCAGGAGCCTCAGTGGCGGGAAACAGCCCGCTGGATCAAGTTTGAGGAAGATGTGGAGGAGGAGACGGAGCGTTGGGGGAAGCCCCACGTGGCTTCGCTGTCTTTCCGTAGCCTTCTGGAGCTGAGGAAAACCATTGCCCACG GGGCCACCCTCCTGGACCTAGAGCAGACCACCCTGCCTGGCATTGCACACCTCGTGGTGGAGACGATGATCATGTCAGACCAAATCCGTCCAGAGGACCGAGCAAGTGTACTGCGCACACTTTTGCTAAAACACAG CCACCCTAACGATGACAAAGATGGAAGTTTTTTCCCCCGAAATCCATCAAGCTCCAGTGTGAACTCCATGCTGGGGAACCATCACTCAACTCCGGGCCATGTTCCTGATAGTGCTGTCCCCACTATAGGGGATGACCTCAGTGAACCAGCTCCGCTTTGGCCCCATGATCCTGACAGCAGAGAG AAGCCCTTGCACATGCCTGGGGGGGATGGCCACCGAGGGAAAAGCCTGAAGCTGATGGAGAAGATCCCTGAGGATGCCGAAGCCACTGTTGTGCTTGTGG GCTGTGTCCCTTTTTTGGAGCAGCCTGCTGCGGCTTTTGTTCGGTTGAATGAGGCTGTGCTCCTGGAATCTGTGCTTGAAGTTCCCGTGCCGGTCCGTTTCCTCTTTGTGATGCTGGGGCCCAGAGAGACCAGGACTGATTACCATGAGTTGGGTCGCTCCATCGCTACTCTCATGTCTGACAAG CTGTTCCATGAGGCTGCGTACCAGGCAGATGACCGCCAGGATCTGCTGTGTGCCATCAGTGAGTTCTTGGATGGCAGCATTGTGATCCCACCATCTGAGGTGGAGGGTCGTGATCTACTGCGGTCAGTGGCCGCCTTCCAGCGGGAGCTGCTCAGGAAGCGGAGGGAGCGGGAGCAGAACAAGGTCCAGCTGGCCCCCCGGAGTGAGACCACTGTTTCAGGAAAAG ATCTGTCCACATCAGGGTCAGGAGTCTCTGAGGGGAGCCCAGAGGATGACCCTCTTCAGCGGACAGGCAGCTTGTTTGGGGGACTTATTCAAGATGTGAAGCGTCGCTACCCACTCTATGTCAGTGACCTGATAGATGCGCTGGACTCTCAGTGCTTGGCTGCTGTGCTTTTTATCTACTTTGCAGCCCTGAGCCCGGCTATCACCTTTGGAGGACTGCTGG GGGAGAAGACTGAAGGGCTGATAGGGGTGTCAGAGATGATCGTCTCCACTTCTATCATCGGTGTCATTTTCTCCCTGCTGGCTGCCCAGCCGCTGCTTGTGGTGGGCTTCTCAGGGCCATTGCTCGTTTTTGAGGAAGCCTTCTTCAAG TTCTGCCATGCTCAGGACCTGGAGTACCTCACAAGCCGGGTTTGGGTTGGCTTCTGGCTCATCGTCTTTGTGGTTTCACTGGTGGCCATCGAGGGCAGCTTTCTCGTCCGATACATCTCGCTCTTCACCCAGGAGATCTTTGCCTTTCTCATCTCCCTCATCTTCATCTATGAGACTTTCTACAAGCTCTATAAG GTGTTTACTGAACATCCCTTACTGCCCTTTTACCCTTCGGACTCAGCATTGGAAAGGCCAATAGGATCCGAcctagacctgaattcaagtgcACTGCCTACCACAGAGGGCCCACCAGGGCCACGGAAGCAGCCCAATACAGCACTGCTTTCCCTCATCCTTATGCTTGGGACCTTTCTTCTTGCCTTCTTCCTACGGAAATTCAGGAACAGTCGCTTTCTGGGGGGAAAG GCACGCCGAATTATTGGGGACTTTGGGATTCCAATCTCCATTCTGGTGATGGTTTTGGTGGATTATTCTATCATTGACACCTATACTCAG AGGCTGACTGTACCCACGGGGCTCTCCGTGACATCCCCTGATAAGCGCAGTTGGTTCATTCCACCCCTGGGAAGCACTCGACCTTTCCCACCTTGGATGATGGTGGCAGCATCTATCCCAGCTCTCCTTGTCCTCATTCTTATCTTCATGGAGACACAGATCACTGc GCTCATTGTCAGCCAGAAGGCTCGTCGGCTGGTCAAGGGTTCAGGCTTCCACCTAGACCTGTTGCTGATTGGCTCTCTGGGGGGTCTCTGTGGGCTCTTTGGGATGCCCTGGCTCACAGCTACCACTGTCCGATCCGTCACCCATGTTAATGCACTGTCTGTTATGCGCACGGCCATTGCACCTGGAGAGAAGCCCCAGATCAAGAAGGTCAGGGAGCAGCGGGTCACAGGATTGCTCATTTCCTGCCTTGTGG GCCTCTCCATTGTGATGGGGCCAATGCTTCGTCGGATCCCACTGGCAGTACTGTTTGGAATTTTCCTGTACATGGGGGTCACCTCTCTGATTGGGATACAGCTCTCACAGCGCCTTCTGCTCCTTCTGATGCCTGCAAAACACCATCCTGATGAGCCCTATGTGACCAAG GTAAAGACTTGGCGGATGCATCTCTTCACCTGTATCCAGCTGGGTTGCATTGCAGTGCTCTGGGTGGTCAAGTCCACAGCTGCCTCCCTCGCCTTCCCTTTTCTGCTGTTGCTCACGGTACCACTGAGGCGTTGCCTGCTGCCTCGAATCTTTAAGGAGAGGGAACTGCAGGCG TTGGACTCCGTAGAAGCCGAACCCAACTTTGATGAAGATGGGCAGGATGAATATAATGAGCTCCACATGCCGGTGTAA
- the SLC4A3 gene encoding anion exchange protein 3 isoform X5: protein MANGLIPPPGGTSPLPQVRVPLEELPLSPDREEDDDLGKTLAVSRFGDLISKLPAWDPEKPSRSYSERDFEFHRHTSHHTHHPLSARLPPPHKFRRLPTTSAHRARRKRKKEKTSAPPSEGTPPIQEEGVVGGEEEEEEEEEEEEEEEGESEAETLDQEPLPAESPSRVKFSIGSDDDDSVGVPGKNVPTKSLSQPLPGLAHDSEHSSRGLFSTSSPSPPIPRPRTPRGMDEKARPWSPSASYDLRERLCPGSALESPVSLEQQVPTDEAEAQMLGSADLDDMKSHRLEDNPGVRRHLVKKPSRTQAGRSSPGGLAPILRKKKKKKKLDRRPHEVFVELNELMLDKAQEPQWRETARWIKFEEDVEEETERWGKPHVASLSFRSLLELRKTIAHGATLLDLEQTTLPGIAHLVVETMIMSDQIRPEDRASVLRTLLLKHSHPNDDKDGSFFPRNPSSSSVNSMLGNHHSTPGHVPDSAVPTIGDDLSEPAPLWPHDPDSREVWVPAPISALYPQKPLHMPGGDGHRGKSLKLMEKIPEDAEATVVLVGCVPFLEQPAAAFVRLNEAVLLESVLEVPVPVRFLFVMLGPRETRTDYHELGRSIATLMSDKLFHEAAYQADDRQDLLCAISEFLDGSIVIPPSEVEGRDLLRSVAAFQRELLRKRREREQNKVQLAPRSETTVSGKDLSTSGSGVSEGSPEDDPLQRTGSLFGGLIQDVKRRYPLYVSDLIDALDSQCLAAVLFIYFAALSPAITFGGLLGEKTEGLIGVSEMIVSTSIIGVIFSLLAAQPLLVVGFSGPLLVFEEAFFKFCHAQDLEYLTSRVWVGFWLIVFVVSLVAIEGSFLVRYISLFTQEIFAFLISLIFIYETFYKLYKVFTEHPLLPFYPSDSALERPIGSDLDLNSSALPTTEGPPGPRKQPNTALLSLILMLGTFLLAFFLRKFRNSRFLGGKARRIIGDFGIPISILVMVLVDYSIIDTYTQRLTVPTGLSVTSPDKRSWFIPPLGSTRPFPPWMMVAASIPALLVLILIFMETQITALIVSQKARRLVKGSGFHLDLLLIGSLGGLCGLFGMPWLTATTVRSVTHVNALSVMRTAIAPGEKPQIKKVREQRVTGLLISCLVGLSIVMGPMLRRIPLAVLFGIFLYMGVTSLIGIQLSQRLLLLLMPAKHHPDEPYVTKLDSVEAEPNFDEDGQDEYNELHMPV, encoded by the exons ATGGCTAACGGATTGATCCCACCTCCCGGGGGCACCTCTCCTCTACCCCAG GTCCGGGTGCCATTGGAAGAGCTCCCCTTGAGCCCTGACAGAGAAGAGGATGATGACTTGGGAAAGACCTTGGCCGTGAGCAGGTTTGGGGACCTGATCAGCAAACTCCCTGCCTGGGACCCTGAAAAACCAAGCCGAAGCTACAGCGAGAGAGACTTTGAGT TTCACCGTCACACATCCCACCACACACACCACCCGCTGTCAGCTCGCCTGCCTCCCCCACACAAGTTTCGTCGGCTACCCACCACCTCTGCCCATCGGgccaggagaaagaggaagaaggagaaaaccTCTGCTCCCCCTTCTGAAGGCACACCTCCTATCCAGGAGGAGGGGGtagttgggggagaggaggaggaagaagaggaggaggaggaggaggaggaagaagaaggggagtCTGAGGCAGAGACATTGGATCAGGAACCCTTGCCTGCAGAGTCTCCAAGCAGAGTCAAG TTCTCCATTGgaagtgatgatgatgacagtGTGGGTGTCCCAGGGAAGAATGTCCCCACAAAGTCCCTGTCTCAGCCTCTCCCGGGCCTGGCCCATGACTCTGAACACTCCAGCAG GGGCCTCTTCTCTACCTCTTCTCCCAGTCCCCCGATTCCTCGACCCCGGACCCCTCGAGGCATGGATGAGAAGGCCAGGCCATGGAGCCCATCAGCAAGTTATGACCTCCGGGAGCGCCTGTGCCCTGGCAGTGCCTTGGAAAGCCCAGTCAGCCTGGAACAGCAGGTGCCCACCGATGAGGCTGAGGCCCAGATGCTTGGTTCTGCTGACCTGGATGACATGAAAA GTCATCGACTGGAGGACAACCCTGGAGTGCGGAGGCATCTGGTGAAGAAGCCTTCTCGGACCCAGGCTGGGAGGAGTAGCCCTGGAGGCTTGGCTCCtattttgaggaagaaaaagaaaaagaagaaactggaCCGGAGGCCTCATGAG gTGTTTGTGGAACTGAACGAGCTCATGTTGGACAAGGCCCAGGAGCCTCAGTGGCGGGAAACAGCCCGCTGGATCAAGTTTGAGGAAGATGTGGAGGAGGAGACGGAGCGTTGGGGGAAGCCCCACGTGGCTTCGCTGTCTTTCCGTAGCCTTCTGGAGCTGAGGAAAACCATTGCCCACG GGGCCACCCTCCTGGACCTAGAGCAGACCACCCTGCCTGGCATTGCACACCTCGTGGTGGAGACGATGATCATGTCAGACCAAATCCGTCCAGAGGACCGAGCAAGTGTACTGCGCACACTTTTGCTAAAACACAG CCACCCTAACGATGACAAAGATGGAAGTTTTTTCCCCCGAAATCCATCAAGCTCCAGTGTGAACTCCATGCTGGGGAACCATCACTCAACTCCGGGCCATGTTCCTGATAGTGCTGTCCCCACTATAGGGGATGACCTCAGTGAACCAGCTCCGCTTTGGCCCCATGATCCTGACAGCAGAGAG GTTTGGGTCCCAGCCCCAATCTCAGCTCTGTATCCTCAGAAGCCCTTGCACATGCCTGGGGGGGATGGCCACCGAGGGAAAAGCCTGAAGCTGATGGAGAAGATCCCTGAGGATGCCGAAGCCACTGTTGTGCTTGTGG GCTGTGTCCCTTTTTTGGAGCAGCCTGCTGCGGCTTTTGTTCGGTTGAATGAGGCTGTGCTCCTGGAATCTGTGCTTGAAGTTCCCGTGCCGGTCCGTTTCCTCTTTGTGATGCTGGGGCCCAGAGAGACCAGGACTGATTACCATGAGTTGGGTCGCTCCATCGCTACTCTCATGTCTGACAAG CTGTTCCATGAGGCTGCGTACCAGGCAGATGACCGCCAGGATCTGCTGTGTGCCATCAGTGAGTTCTTGGATGGCAGCATTGTGATCCCACCATCTGAGGTGGAGGGTCGTGATCTACTGCGGTCAGTGGCCGCCTTCCAGCGGGAGCTGCTCAGGAAGCGGAGGGAGCGGGAGCAGAACAAGGTCCAGCTGGCCCCCCGGAGTGAGACCACTGTTTCAGGAAAAG ATCTGTCCACATCAGGGTCAGGAGTCTCTGAGGGGAGCCCAGAGGATGACCCTCTTCAGCGGACAGGCAGCTTGTTTGGGGGACTTATTCAAGATGTGAAGCGTCGCTACCCACTCTATGTCAGTGACCTGATAGATGCGCTGGACTCTCAGTGCTTGGCTGCTGTGCTTTTTATCTACTTTGCAGCCCTGAGCCCGGCTATCACCTTTGGAGGACTGCTGG GGGAGAAGACTGAAGGGCTGATAGGGGTGTCAGAGATGATCGTCTCCACTTCTATCATCGGTGTCATTTTCTCCCTGCTGGCTGCCCAGCCGCTGCTTGTGGTGGGCTTCTCAGGGCCATTGCTCGTTTTTGAGGAAGCCTTCTTCAAG TTCTGCCATGCTCAGGACCTGGAGTACCTCACAAGCCGGGTTTGGGTTGGCTTCTGGCTCATCGTCTTTGTGGTTTCACTGGTGGCCATCGAGGGCAGCTTTCTCGTCCGATACATCTCGCTCTTCACCCAGGAGATCTTTGCCTTTCTCATCTCCCTCATCTTCATCTATGAGACTTTCTACAAGCTCTATAAG GTGTTTACTGAACATCCCTTACTGCCCTTTTACCCTTCGGACTCAGCATTGGAAAGGCCAATAGGATCCGAcctagacctgaattcaagtgcACTGCCTACCACAGAGGGCCCACCAGGGCCACGGAAGCAGCCCAATACAGCACTGCTTTCCCTCATCCTTATGCTTGGGACCTTTCTTCTTGCCTTCTTCCTACGGAAATTCAGGAACAGTCGCTTTCTGGGGGGAAAG GCACGCCGAATTATTGGGGACTTTGGGATTCCAATCTCCATTCTGGTGATGGTTTTGGTGGATTATTCTATCATTGACACCTATACTCAG AGGCTGACTGTACCCACGGGGCTCTCCGTGACATCCCCTGATAAGCGCAGTTGGTTCATTCCACCCCTGGGAAGCACTCGACCTTTCCCACCTTGGATGATGGTGGCAGCATCTATCCCAGCTCTCCTTGTCCTCATTCTTATCTTCATGGAGACACAGATCACTGc GCTCATTGTCAGCCAGAAGGCTCGTCGGCTGGTCAAGGGTTCAGGCTTCCACCTAGACCTGTTGCTGATTGGCTCTCTGGGGGGTCTCTGTGGGCTCTTTGGGATGCCCTGGCTCACAGCTACCACTGTCCGATCCGTCACCCATGTTAATGCACTGTCTGTTATGCGCACGGCCATTGCACCTGGAGAGAAGCCCCAGATCAAGAAGGTCAGGGAGCAGCGGGTCACAGGATTGCTCATTTCCTGCCTTGTGG GCCTCTCCATTGTGATGGGGCCAATGCTTCGTCGGATCCCACTGGCAGTACTGTTTGGAATTTTCCTGTACATGGGGGTCACCTCTCTGATTGGGATACAGCTCTCACAGCGCCTTCTGCTCCTTCTGATGCCTGCAAAACACCATCCTGATGAGCCCTATGTGACCAAG TTGGACTCCGTAGAAGCCGAACCCAACTTTGATGAAGATGGGCAGGATGAATATAATGAGCTCCACATGCCGGTGTAA
- the SLC4A3 gene encoding anion exchange protein 3 isoform X6 has product MANGLIPPPGGTSPLPQVRVPLEELPLSPDREEDDDLGKTLAVSRFGDLISKLPAWDPEKPSRSYSERDFEFHRHTSHHTHHPLSARLPPPHKFRRLPTTSAHRARRKRKKEKTSAPPSEGTPPIQEEGVVGGEEEEEEEEEEEEEEEGESEAETLDQEPLPAESPSRVKFSIGSDDDDSVGVPGKNVPTKSLSQPLPGLAHDSEHSSSPPIPRPRTPRGMDEKARPWSPSASYDLRERLCPGSALESPVSLEQQVPTDEAEAQMLGSADLDDMKSHRLEDNPGVRRHLVKKPSRTQAGRSSPGGLAPILRKKKKKKKLDRRPHEVFVELNELMLDKAQEPQWRETARWIKFEEDVEEETERWGKPHVASLSFRSLLELRKTIAHGATLLDLEQTTLPGIAHLVVETMIMSDQIRPEDRASVLRTLLLKHSHPNDDKDGSFFPRNPSSSSVNSMLGNHHSTPGHVPDSAVPTIGDDLSEPAPLWPHDPDSREKPLHMPGGDGHRGKSLKLMEKIPEDAEATVVLVGCVPFLEQPAAAFVRLNEAVLLESVLEVPVPVRFLFVMLGPRETRTDYHELGRSIATLMSDKLFHEAAYQADDRQDLLCAISEFLDGSIVIPPSEVEGRDLLRSVAAFQRELLRKRREREQNKVQLAPRSETTVSGKDLSTSGSGVSEGSPEDDPLQRTGSLFGGLIQDVKRRYPLYVSDLIDALDSQCLAAVLFIYFAALSPAITFGGLLGEKTEGLIGVSEMIVSTSIIGVIFSLLAAQPLLVVGFSGPLLVFEEAFFKFCHAQDLEYLTSRVWVGFWLIVFVVSLVAIEGSFLVRYISLFTQEIFAFLISLIFIYETFYKLYKVFTEHPLLPFYPSDSALERPIGSDLDLNSSALPTTEGPPGPRKQPNTALLSLILMLGTFLLAFFLRKFRNSRFLGGKARRIIGDFGIPISILVMVLVDYSIIDTYTQRLTVPTGLSVTSPDKRSWFIPPLGSTRPFPPWMMVAASIPALLVLILIFMETQITALIVSQKARRLVKGSGFHLDLLLIGSLGGLCGLFGMPWLTATTVRSVTHVNALSVMRTAIAPGEKPQIKKVREQRVTGLLISCLVGLSIVMGPMLRRIPLAVLFGIFLYMGVTSLIGIQLSQRLLLLLMPAKHHPDEPYVTKLDSVEAEPNFDEDGQDEYNELHMPV; this is encoded by the exons ATGGCTAACGGATTGATCCCACCTCCCGGGGGCACCTCTCCTCTACCCCAG GTCCGGGTGCCATTGGAAGAGCTCCCCTTGAGCCCTGACAGAGAAGAGGATGATGACTTGGGAAAGACCTTGGCCGTGAGCAGGTTTGGGGACCTGATCAGCAAACTCCCTGCCTGGGACCCTGAAAAACCAAGCCGAAGCTACAGCGAGAGAGACTTTGAGT TTCACCGTCACACATCCCACCACACACACCACCCGCTGTCAGCTCGCCTGCCTCCCCCACACAAGTTTCGTCGGCTACCCACCACCTCTGCCCATCGGgccaggagaaagaggaagaaggagaaaaccTCTGCTCCCCCTTCTGAAGGCACACCTCCTATCCAGGAGGAGGGGGtagttgggggagaggaggaggaagaagaggaggaggaggaggaggaggaagaagaaggggagtCTGAGGCAGAGACATTGGATCAGGAACCCTTGCCTGCAGAGTCTCCAAGCAGAGTCAAG TTCTCCATTGgaagtgatgatgatgacagtGTGGGTGTCCCAGGGAAGAATGTCCCCACAAAGTCCCTGTCTCAGCCTCTCCCGGGCCTGGCCCATGACTCTGAACACTCCAGCAG TCCCCCGATTCCTCGACCCCGGACCCCTCGAGGCATGGATGAGAAGGCCAGGCCATGGAGCCCATCAGCAAGTTATGACCTCCGGGAGCGCCTGTGCCCTGGCAGTGCCTTGGAAAGCCCAGTCAGCCTGGAACAGCAGGTGCCCACCGATGAGGCTGAGGCCCAGATGCTTGGTTCTGCTGACCTGGATGACATGAAAA GTCATCGACTGGAGGACAACCCTGGAGTGCGGAGGCATCTGGTGAAGAAGCCTTCTCGGACCCAGGCTGGGAGGAGTAGCCCTGGAGGCTTGGCTCCtattttgaggaagaaaaagaaaaagaagaaactggaCCGGAGGCCTCATGAG gTGTTTGTGGAACTGAACGAGCTCATGTTGGACAAGGCCCAGGAGCCTCAGTGGCGGGAAACAGCCCGCTGGATCAAGTTTGAGGAAGATGTGGAGGAGGAGACGGAGCGTTGGGGGAAGCCCCACGTGGCTTCGCTGTCTTTCCGTAGCCTTCTGGAGCTGAGGAAAACCATTGCCCACG GGGCCACCCTCCTGGACCTAGAGCAGACCACCCTGCCTGGCATTGCACACCTCGTGGTGGAGACGATGATCATGTCAGACCAAATCCGTCCAGAGGACCGAGCAAGTGTACTGCGCACACTTTTGCTAAAACACAG CCACCCTAACGATGACAAAGATGGAAGTTTTTTCCCCCGAAATCCATCAAGCTCCAGTGTGAACTCCATGCTGGGGAACCATCACTCAACTCCGGGCCATGTTCCTGATAGTGCTGTCCCCACTATAGGGGATGACCTCAGTGAACCAGCTCCGCTTTGGCCCCATGATCCTGACAGCAGAGAG AAGCCCTTGCACATGCCTGGGGGGGATGGCCACCGAGGGAAAAGCCTGAAGCTGATGGAGAAGATCCCTGAGGATGCCGAAGCCACTGTTGTGCTTGTGG GCTGTGTCCCTTTTTTGGAGCAGCCTGCTGCGGCTTTTGTTCGGTTGAATGAGGCTGTGCTCCTGGAATCTGTGCTTGAAGTTCCCGTGCCGGTCCGTTTCCTCTTTGTGATGCTGGGGCCCAGAGAGACCAGGACTGATTACCATGAGTTGGGTCGCTCCATCGCTACTCTCATGTCTGACAAG CTGTTCCATGAGGCTGCGTACCAGGCAGATGACCGCCAGGATCTGCTGTGTGCCATCAGTGAGTTCTTGGATGGCAGCATTGTGATCCCACCATCTGAGGTGGAGGGTCGTGATCTACTGCGGTCAGTGGCCGCCTTCCAGCGGGAGCTGCTCAGGAAGCGGAGGGAGCGGGAGCAGAACAAGGTCCAGCTGGCCCCCCGGAGTGAGACCACTGTTTCAGGAAAAG ATCTGTCCACATCAGGGTCAGGAGTCTCTGAGGGGAGCCCAGAGGATGACCCTCTTCAGCGGACAGGCAGCTTGTTTGGGGGACTTATTCAAGATGTGAAGCGTCGCTACCCACTCTATGTCAGTGACCTGATAGATGCGCTGGACTCTCAGTGCTTGGCTGCTGTGCTTTTTATCTACTTTGCAGCCCTGAGCCCGGCTATCACCTTTGGAGGACTGCTGG GGGAGAAGACTGAAGGGCTGATAGGGGTGTCAGAGATGATCGTCTCCACTTCTATCATCGGTGTCATTTTCTCCCTGCTGGCTGCCCAGCCGCTGCTTGTGGTGGGCTTCTCAGGGCCATTGCTCGTTTTTGAGGAAGCCTTCTTCAAG TTCTGCCATGCTCAGGACCTGGAGTACCTCACAAGCCGGGTTTGGGTTGGCTTCTGGCTCATCGTCTTTGTGGTTTCACTGGTGGCCATCGAGGGCAGCTTTCTCGTCCGATACATCTCGCTCTTCACCCAGGAGATCTTTGCCTTTCTCATCTCCCTCATCTTCATCTATGAGACTTTCTACAAGCTCTATAAG GTGTTTACTGAACATCCCTTACTGCCCTTTTACCCTTCGGACTCAGCATTGGAAAGGCCAATAGGATCCGAcctagacctgaattcaagtgcACTGCCTACCACAGAGGGCCCACCAGGGCCACGGAAGCAGCCCAATACAGCACTGCTTTCCCTCATCCTTATGCTTGGGACCTTTCTTCTTGCCTTCTTCCTACGGAAATTCAGGAACAGTCGCTTTCTGGGGGGAAAG GCACGCCGAATTATTGGGGACTTTGGGATTCCAATCTCCATTCTGGTGATGGTTTTGGTGGATTATTCTATCATTGACACCTATACTCAG AGGCTGACTGTACCCACGGGGCTCTCCGTGACATCCCCTGATAAGCGCAGTTGGTTCATTCCACCCCTGGGAAGCACTCGACCTTTCCCACCTTGGATGATGGTGGCAGCATCTATCCCAGCTCTCCTTGTCCTCATTCTTATCTTCATGGAGACACAGATCACTGc GCTCATTGTCAGCCAGAAGGCTCGTCGGCTGGTCAAGGGTTCAGGCTTCCACCTAGACCTGTTGCTGATTGGCTCTCTGGGGGGTCTCTGTGGGCTCTTTGGGATGCCCTGGCTCACAGCTACCACTGTCCGATCCGTCACCCATGTTAATGCACTGTCTGTTATGCGCACGGCCATTGCACCTGGAGAGAAGCCCCAGATCAAGAAGGTCAGGGAGCAGCGGGTCACAGGATTGCTCATTTCCTGCCTTGTGG GCCTCTCCATTGTGATGGGGCCAATGCTTCGTCGGATCCCACTGGCAGTACTGTTTGGAATTTTCCTGTACATGGGGGTCACCTCTCTGATTGGGATACAGCTCTCACAGCGCCTTCTGCTCCTTCTGATGCCTGCAAAACACCATCCTGATGAGCCCTATGTGACCAAG TTGGACTCCGTAGAAGCCGAACCCAACTTTGATGAAGATGGGCAGGATGAATATAATGAGCTCCACATGCCGGTGTAA